Genomic DNA from Candidozyma auris chromosome 1, complete sequence:
TGAGAACGACCCTACGCAATTGAGAACCCCATCTCCGGGTAAACTTGTGAAGTACACTGTCGAGTCTGGCGAGCACGTTGTTGCTGGCCAGGCGTACGCCGAGGTGGAAGTCATGAAGATGTGTATGCCTTTGATTGCCCAGGAGAACGGTGTTGTGCAGACAATCAAGCAGCCTGGCTCTACGGTCAATGCAGGTGACATCTTGGCCATTTTAGCCTTGGACGATCCATCCAAGGTAAAGCACGCTTTGCCTTTCGAGGGCACTTTGCCTGAATTTGGTGAGCCAAGCATTCAAGGTACTCGTCCAGTCCACAAATTCAAAAAGTACTCTTCAATCTTGAGAAATATTCTTGCTGGTTACGATAACCAGGTCATCATGAACTCCAcgttgaagaacttgattGAAGTTTTGCGTGACAGGGAGTTGCCCTACTCTGAGTGGATCATGCACTGCTCAGCTTTGCACTCGAGATTGCCTATTAAATTAGACGAGGCCTTGACTGCTTCTATTGAAAGAAGTCACTCCAGAGGTGCCGAATTCCCTGCAAAGAAcctcctcaaactcatgAGCAAAGCcgagaaagaaagctccGATCCTCTTTTCGGCAGCATCGTTGCACCTTTGGTGGATGTCGCTAACAGATACGCTAATGGCTTGGTAGAGCACGAGTACCAATTCATCTCAAGTTTGATCAATGAGTACTATgaggtggagaagttgttttCCGGCGGTGTATCGCGTGAGGAAGACGTCATTTTGAAGCTTAGAGACGAAAACAAGTctgacttgaacaaagtGCTGATCATTGCTCTTTCTCACTCTCGTGTTTCTGCAAAAAACAATTTGATTTTGGCCATTCTTGACGCCTATCAGCCAATTTTGCAACAGTCTGCCACTATCGCTACTCCTATCCGGGAATCCTTGAGAAACATAGTGGAGTTAGAATCCCGTGGAACAGCCAAGGTCGCATTGAAAGCCAGAGAGATCTTGATTCAGTGTTCTTTGCCATCCATTAAGGAAAGGTCAGATCAGTTGGAGCACATCTTAAGATCTTCCGTTCTTCAAACGTCTTACGGTGAAGTATACGCCAAATACAGATCCCCAGCCTTCGATGTTATTCGTGAGGTCGTTGATTCAAAGCACACAGTCTTTGACGTTTTGTTGCAATTCTTGGTGAACCCGGATGAGTGGGTGGCCatggctgctgctgaagtCTACGTTCGCCGTTCATACAGAGCGTACTCCTTGGGACCAATTACCTACCACTTCCACGAGCAAGAAAAGTTGCCTATCATGGTGTGGGCGTTCCAATTGCcctctctttcttctcatgCTGCTCCCCATGCTACTTTCAAGAACGACGCCAGCTCCATGGGCAGAGCCGCCTCGGTTTCCGACTTGTCATTCGTTGTTgacaacaagaaggagCTGAATGTGAGAACAGGTGTTTTGGTTCCTGTAAAGCATATTGACGACATGGACGAGATGCTCATAGCTGGTCTCGACAAAATCGAGCCTTCCGATGCTATTACCTTCCAGGCCGGCTCTGAGCCTGAGTACATGAACGTTGTAAACGTTGCTGTAACTAACATTGACGGCTATGAAACCGAAGAGGAGGTTTTGGCTAAGGTTCACGAAACAATTGAGGACACCAAAGAGGAATTgaaggctgctgctgttcGTCGTATCACCTTCGTGTTTGGTAACAAGGTCGGTTCCTACCCTAAGTACTACACCTTTACTGCGCCAGACTATGTCGAGAATAAGGTTATCAGACACATCGAGCCTGCTTTGGCCTTCCAGTTGGAGCTCGGAAGAATGGAAAACTTTGACATCAAGCCCATCTTTACCGATAACAGAAACATCCATGTCTACGAAGCTGTGGGTAAAAACTCCCCATCTGACAAGAGATTCTTCACTCGTGGTATCATCAGAACCGGCGTTATTAGTGAGGATATTTCTATTGCCGAGTACTTGATTGCTGAGTCGAATAGGTTGATGTCTGACATTTTGGATGCCTTGGAGGTGATTGACACTTCCAACTCAGACTTGAAccatatcttcatcaacttctctgctGTATTCAACGTTACCCCTGAGGATGTTGAGGCTGCATTTGGCTCGTTTTTGGAGAGATTTGGCAGAAGATTGTGGAGATTGAGGGTCACCAGTGCCGAAATTAGAATCTCTTGTGTGGACCCCGCCTCTGGCCAGCCATTCCCATTGAGAGctatcatcaacaacgTTTCTGGTTATGTCGTCAAATCTGAATTGTACATGgagatcaagaacaatAAGGGCGAGTGGGTGTTCAAGTCAATTGGCAACCCTGGCTCTATGCACATGAGATCCATCAACACTCCTTACCCTGCTAAGGAATCCTTGCAGCCCAAGCGTTACAGAGCTCACAACATGGGAACCACATATGTATACGATTTCCCGGAGTTGTTCCGCCAGGCAACCCTTTCCCAGTGGAAGAAACACGCTAAGGACTCTAAGATTCCAAAAGACTTCTTCGTTTCTGAGGAATTGATCAACGACGACAATGGTGGATTGACCGCAGTGGAAAGAGAACCCGGCTCGTCCAAGATCGGTATGGTTGGCTTTAAGGTCTCTGTCAAGACCCCAGAATACCCGCACGGACGTCAATTTATCATCGTTGCTAACGACATCACTCACAAGATTGGTTCTTTCGGTCCGGAGGAAGACgagtttttcaacaagTGTACCGAATTAGCTCGTTCGTTAGGTATTCCAAGAATTTACCTTTCCGCCAACTCTGGTGCCAGAATCGGTGTTGCTGAGGAGTTGCTTCCATACTACAAGGTTGCTTGGAATGAGGAGGGCAAGCCTGAGAAGGGTTTCAAGTACTTGTACTTGACCTCGGCCGATAAGACGGCTCTTGATGAAAGCGACAAGGGCAACGCCGTTATAACAGAAAGAGTAGTTGAGCAAGGAGAAGAACGCCATGTCATCAAGACCATTGTTGGTTCTGAAAATGGTCTCGGTGTTGAGTGTCTTAAGGGCTCCGGTTTGATTGCTGGTGCTACTTCCAAGGCTTACAAAGAcatcttcaccatcacATTGGTGACGTGCAGATCTGTGGGTATTGGTGCCTACTTGGTGAGATTGGGTCAGCGTGCGATTCAGATCGAAGGCCAGCCAATCATCTTGACAGGTGCCCctgccatcaacaagttgttgggTAGAGAGGTTTACACTTCAAACTTGCAACTTGGTGGAACACAAATCATGTACAGAAATGGTGTTTCTCACTTGACTGCTACTGACGACTTGGCCGGtgtggagaaaatcatGGAGTGGATGTCGTACATTCCAGCTAAGCGAAACACTCCAGTGCCAATTTTGCACAGCAATGATCCTTGGGACAGAGACATCGAGTTTGCTCCAGCACAGAAGGAACCTTACGACGTCAGATATATGATTAATGGACGTGAGCTTGAAAATGGCGAGTTCGAGGCTGGCTTATTCGATAAGGGCTCCTTCCAGGAGACCTTGTCTGGTTGGGCCAgaggtgttgttgttggacgTGCCCGTCTTGGAGGAATTCCTATTGGTGTTATTGGTGTTGAGACCAGAACTGTGGACAACTTGGTTCCTGCTGACCCTGCCAACCCAGAGTCTACTGAAATcatgcttcaagaagctggtcAAGTGTGGTACCCCAACTCTGCTTTCAAGACCGCTCAGGCCATTAACGATTTCAACCACGGTGAACAGCTaccattgatgatcttAGCTAACTGGAGAGGTTTCTCCGGTGGTCAGCGTGACATGTTCAACGAGGTTCTCAAGTACGGTTCCTACATTGTGGATGCCTTGGTTGATTTCAAGCAGCCTATCTTTACCTACATTCCACCTCACGGTGAATTAAGAGGAGGTTCATGGGTCGTTGTGGACCCTACCATCAACGCTGACATGATGGAGATGTATGCTGACGTTGAGTCTAGAGCCGGTGTGTTGGAACCAGAAGGGATGGTTGGCATCAAGTACAGGAGAGACAAATTATTGGCTACCATGGAGCGCTTAGACCCAGAGTATAATGCattgaagcagaagctTAACAGTAAGCTCGAGCCTGAGGAGCACGCGAAGGTGGCTGCTCAGCTTGTTGCTCgtgagaagttgttgatgccTATCTATGCTCAGATTTCAGTCCAGTTTGCTGACTTGCACGACAGATCGGGAAGAATGTTGGCGAAGGGTGTTATCCGCAAAGAGATCGAGTGGGTCCACGCGagaagattcttcttctggcgtTTGCGCAGACGTTTGAACGAGGAGTACTTGTTGCACAAGATTGGCGACATCGTAAAGAACGCCTCTCGCTTGGAGAAGGTTGCTCGTTTGAGAAGTTGGATGCCTACAGTTGACTACGAGGACGACGAGGCTGTAAGCAACTTCATTGAGACAAATCACGCTAAATTGGGCAAGCGTATCGAGGAATTGAAGAGCGAACAGAACCGCCACGACTTAtacaagcttctcaagaaggaCGGTCCAGCTGCTAGTGCTGCCATCAAggacttcttgagcacCTTGCCTGCGGCCGAAAGACAGCAGTTGCTTGGCAATCACTGAAATTTATTGAGAAAGAGACGCAATTGAATTGTATACTAGAGTCATAATCAATATTTATTGAAAGAGATTTGTGTAGTTTATCAATTGTACGAAcattcgcagccatttttcgcagtctgcagccattttgcagccattttgcagccattattCCAACAGACCCAATCGGAAGCCTCCATGAAACTAAATCACATTCTTTCTATTTTTATCATAGTATGTGGTCTTTCTGCCTCCCTGCCCCATTTGGTGGTGCTAAGAGCGTCAGAGACGATTGACCTGTTCATGTCTCATGATCACTCGTTTCCTAAAGCTCAAAGACTCAAAGAGTTCGTAGGGAAGCAGTTCAAGATCGGCCGCCTTCACGGCTTCGCAGGAAACTTCACCGCTTCTGCTTTGGAGAGGCTTCGACAGTCGCCTATGGTTGCTGACATCACTCCTGACGTGGAGATCCAGGCATTTTCCGTGGTTGAACAGGCCAATCCTCCTTCGCACTTGGCCCACATATCCAGTAAAGACAAGACGGTGAGAAGCTTTCCTTACCAGCCATATTACTACGACGAAGACGCCGCGGGGCAAAGAGTGAACGTGTATGTTGTGGACCTGGGCATTGCTCTAGATCATGCTGAGTTCGAGAACAGAGCGTTTCCTGGGAAAGACTTCACCAACGAAGGTAGTGGTGACACAAACGGACACGGAACCCACGTCGCCGGAGTGATAGGATCACAAACGTACGGAGTGGCCAAGAAGGTTCGAATATACGAGTTGAAAGCACTCAATGGTAAAGGTCATGGCTCTCTTAGTGGTATCCTCAGTGCGCTAGACTTCGCCGTAGAGCACAGAAAACGCAAGGGAGTCCGTGGGGTCATCAACCTTTCACTTGGAGCATTCAAGAGCACGTTGCTCAACAGAGCCATCGATGCAGCGGCAAAAACAGGATTGGTCGTGGTGGTGGCTGCTGGAAACACCAACGAGGACGCTTGTAGGTACTCCCCAGCAAGTGCCAGCGGCGCTATCACCGTGGGAGCAGTGGACGAGAAGCAGATGGCCAGAGCCTTCTTCCTGAACTATGGCAGCTGTGTTGACTTGTACGCTCCAGGGGTTAGCGTGTCGAGTGTACACCCGACAAGCGACAGTCCACAAGTGTTGTCAGGAACCTCAATGGCTGCACCAGCAGTGGCTGGAATGGCAGCATCGCTTCTTTCTGGAGGAATTTCACCTGGTGAGATCAGAACAGAGCTAGCCCTGTTGTCAGTGGCGGCAATGGCTCCTCTGCTGGTAAAAGGCTACAATAGGGTGTTGTACAATGGGCTTGATCCGAGTGAGGGTAATAGTGACGAAAGCAGCGACGATGAAACAGAAGAAGGTGGTTTTCTCAGTGGAAGAAAGTGGTGGTGGAGACGACCAGGAGCGATAGTATAGGTCGAGGTGACTCAACGTGAATCGTACTGACAGCAGACGCGTGGAGCTTCCACTATTGATGAAGGTTTCTCGGGACTAAATCACTTATTCATTTTGTAGCCATCAGTTTGCCAACCGACGGGGTTCCGAAGAATTCAAGTGCTTTGTTATCGAAAAGCTTCGTGCTGTTTCTCCTGTTTTCGAGGCTAAACAAAGGACTACACTTTTCACTATGCAACCTATCTGGGTGTGCGGCGCAGGGGTATATAAAGCCCACGAAATCCGCTACTCCTGAATTCAATTTTCTTccagtttcttttcttcaaatctttgtGATCATGGGCGTAAAGAAGTTATCACCCCCCAAGAGGAAGCAACCACTATCTTCCAGTATGAACATGACCCCAAACCCAAACGCGTAGTTTCTCAGCCTCTCTCTGTTCTAACATTTCAGATCCACCTATTGACGGTGACGCGTTGACAGACCAGTTTGATTTGGGCGATACCAACAGTGACCTGAGAGGTGTTGCACGGACTGGACTCCAGACGGCCGTGGCGCCATTGTCGGCGTTTCGAACCCCGTACCTCGACTCGTCCCATTGGGCTGGCGTCGAGGGAATGGGCCACGGGCCTGATCGCTTCTTTCGGTGCTACgctgaagagaagctgTCTGTCAAAACCGACATCACGAAAGATGCTGATACATATCCCACTACTGATCCGTACCCTGCGTGGAATCCTTCTGACCAGATGCCTGTTTCTCGTAACAGAATTGGTGCCATCATGGCTCACTTAACTAAGGTGTTTGGCTTCCAGGAAGATAACATGAAAAATATGTATCActacttgatgaagatgttaGACTCCAGAGCTTCCCGTATGGGGCCTTACAACGCATTGCGGACCCTCCATGGTGATTACATTGGCGGGCCGAACTCCAACTTTCGTAAATGGTACTTCGCCTCCGAAATGGATATCGATGATGCTCATGGTTGGAAACACGTCAAATTAGACGGCACTATAATGAAGTCCAGAGAAAAGGTTGCCTCGTACGATAGAGCCGTCGACCAATGGTACAAAAATATGCTGAGATTCTCACCAACGGATTACGTTACCCAAATCTCGCTTTACTTGTTATGCTGGGGCGAAGCAAACAACTTGCGATTTATGCCAGAGTGtctttgcttcttgttTAAGTGCTGCAATGACTATTACTATTCTCTCGAGGAGCAAGAAGAGCCCGAAAGCGAGATTCCGTTTTTAGATCGCATCATAACACCCATTTACAACACTTATAGAGATCAATGCTTCAGTGTGGATGGAAATCTTGTGGTAAGAACTGATAAAGATCACTCCTCCATAATTGGATACGATGACATGAATCAACTCTTTTGGCATAGAAAAGGTATTGAGAAGATTCGCTTGAAGGATCAAACTGTTCTCATGTATAAAAGTCGTGAAGCCCGTTACCATGTGCTTTCCGAGGTCGACTGGAGTAACGCCTTTTACAAGACCTACTATGAAAGTCGGACTTGGCTTCATATTATAACAGCATTTGACAGAGTGCTTTTGATTCACTTCTGTATGTTTTGGTACTATACATCGTTCAATTCGAAACCACTTTACACTTACGACTACTCCATTGCTCGTGGAAACGAACCTCCTCCTCAAGCAACACTCACCGTCATGTCTCTTGCTGGTTCCTGGGCATGTCTCATCTCGATGGTTAGCGTTCTGCTTGAGTTATTTTTCGTCCCCAGAAAGTGGCCTGGTGCTCGTCGTGTTGATCGTCGCATATTTTGGTTGTTCCTTTTGCTCATTGTCAACACTACTCCAATGGCTGCATTATTTTTTACTTCAATGCTCAGAGTGAAGGACACGTTGGCGATTGTTATAACCTCcattcaatttttgttttctattGGTGTCGTGCTATACTTAGTCTTCAAAACCCATGCAGATCAATTCGGCGCCAAACCAAATGGAAGGGTTGCACTTGCTTGTGAAGTATTTACCTCTGACTTTTGCAAGCTCGTGTACCCAGATAAGCTAGCCTCATATGCGCTTTGGGTATGTGTCTTTACATCGAAGTTTGTGGAGTCTTACTTCTATCTTACTCTCTCTTTGAAAGATCCTTTGCGAGAACTATTCATCATGCGGGTTAACAGATGTGTTGGAGATCAATGGATAGGCTCATGGCTATGCAATGCCCAGCCAAAAGTCATACTTTTGTTGATCCTTATTTTGGACTTCAATTTATTTGTGTTGGATACCTATCTATGGTATGTCATCTGGAACACAACGATATCCGTTCTTAGATCATTCTACCTTGGAGCATCTATCTGGACGCCTTGGAGAAACGTCTTTTCACgtcttccaaaaagaatAGGGTCAAAGATTCTTGCAACAACCAATAACAATaagcaaaacaaaaaaatactGGTATCAAAGGTATGGAATTCAATCATAATTGCCATGTATCGAGAGCATTTTTtgtcaattgagcaagTGCATCGTTTGATTTACGAGATTTCAAACTCCGATGACGTTGAACCTGATATGGTATTATGGGAGCCAACATTCTTTGTATCACAAGAGGATGACTCCCTTAGAAATACCCTTTTGCAAGACAACTCCGAGGCTCAACGAAGGatcaccttctttgctCAATCACTCTCGACTCCCATGCCCGACATACGAGAAGTGAAGGCCATGCCTTCATTTACAGTTCTTATTCCACATTACACCGAAAAGATTATATTGCTGTTGCAGGAAATTATTAAGGAGGAAGATAGGTTTTCCCATGTTACAATGTTGGAGTATCTCAAGCAGCTTCACCCTTCCGAGTGGGCTAATTTTGTGTGGGATACTAAGCAGatggcagaagaaaatgacTCACTTGACTCTCAACCGAACTTGACTTCTCCtgaaaagcttgatgagTCTCCATACTACTCTGTTGGGTTCAAGACAGCTACGCCTGAGTATGTTACACGTACAAGAATATGGGCTTCTCTCAGATCCCAGACACTTTACCGAACTGTTTCAGGCTTCATGAACTACACGAGATCATTGAAGCTTTTGTCAGACATAGAAATCAGCAAAGACCACACGTCTGATCTGAATGACGAGTCGAAATTGCGACTTATCAACGAGATGGCTGCCCGCAAATTTCGAATAATAGTATCGATGCAGAGATACAAAAAGTTCACAGACGAAGAAAGGGAGAGCACTGAGTACTTGATGAGGGCGTACCCAGAACTTGAGATTGCTTATATCGACgaagaaagagatgatgatggaaaaACCTTATTCTTCTCATGTTTAGTGAACGGTACTTGTCCAGTTCTGGAAAAGGGTGAGAGATCGCCCATCTATCGTATAAAGTTGTCTGGTAATCCCATCTTGGGCGACGGCAAATCTGATAACCAAAACCATGCCCTTATATTTGTTCGAGGAGAATACCTTCAGCTCATTGATGCAAATCAAGACAGCTACATCGAAGAATGTCTTAAAATCAGAAACACATTGGCTGAATTCGAAGAGCTAAGGATTCCTGATCCATACAACCTGCAAGCGAGAAGGGCTATTAGTACGAATCCCGTTGCGATTGTTGGCCTGAGAGAATATGTTTTCTCGGAAAATATTGGAGTTCTAGGCGATGTTGCTGCCGGAAAGGAGCAAACTTTCGGGACTCTTTTCGCCAGAACTCTTTCTCAGAATGGGGGTAAATTACATTACGGACATCCAGATTTCCTCAATACCATATTCATGTGTACTAGAGGTGGTGTTTCCAAGTCTCAAAAGGGTTTACATTTGAATGAAGACATCTACGCCGGAATGACTGCCATTATAAGGGGAGGTCGGATCAAACATTGCGAGTATATTCAGTGTGGAAAAGGTAGAGATCTTGGCTTCAGCTCAATTCTGAACTTCATCACTAAGATTGGAGCAGGTATGGGTGAGcagcttctttcaagagAGTACTTTTATCTTGGAACACAACTTCCCCTTGATAGGTTTCTCTCGTTTTATTATGCTCATGCTGGATTTCATTTAAACAATGTCTGCATTGCGTTATCCATTCAAATGTTCCTCCTAGTTGGTATCAATATCGCTGCGTTGGCCAATGATTCTTCAATATGTGAGTACAACAAGCACAAGCCTCTTACGGATCCCCGTCGTCCTCACAATTGCTTGAACCTCGTGCCGGTGATCCGTTGGTTAGAAAGATGCATTTACTCTATATTtgtcgtcttcatcatctcaTTCATTCCTCTAGGTGTTCAGGAGATTACTGAACGAGGATTCTACAAGTGCTTTACCAGACTAGGGAAGCACATCATTTCCCTTTCACCATTGTTCGAAGTCTTTGTCTGCAAGATATATGCTAAGTCAATCATGAGAGACATTGCTGTTGGTGGTGCTCAATATATTGCGACAGGAAGAGGATTTGCAACGAAAAGAGAGTCATTTTCGAGCCTATTCACAAGATTTGCAAACGAGTCGTTAGGCTCTGGGGCCTTTTCCCTACTTCTTGTGGTTTACATCTCAATATCATGGTGGAAATTCCCATTCATTTATTTCTGGATGACGGTCCTTGCAATGCTTATCAGTccctttctcttcaatccTAATCAATACTCCAAAACAGAGTTTTTTCTAGATTATCTAGAATACTTGAGGTGGTTATTTAGAGGGAACACTCAGGCAACGAGTGAGTCATGGATTATTCATACAAAAATAGCTAGGAGCAGATTCACGGGCTTGAAGCTGAAGTTAAAGTATGGTGAGGATGATGTGAGATTTACTAGTGAGGTGAAGCCCACTCGaatcaacatcatcatgtTAAACATCGTTCCTGAGGTAGTCAGCCTTGGATTTGTCGGATGTGCTTACCTATTTGCGAATGCACAAGCTGAGGCGAGGAACGCTACACCCAGCAACGCAATTTTGAGAATACTCTTTGTTTCTGTGGCTCCCATCTGCGTGAACATTggcttgttgttgacgtTCTTTGTGATCTCAGTGCTCCTTGGCCCAATAATTACCTTGTCCTTTAAAGGATTTCCCAGCTTAATCGCAGCCACAACACATATTCTAGCCTTGCTtaatcaaattttttttgttgaactaCTTTGGGTAttgcaaaatcttgatATTTCCCGCACTTTGCTTGGAATTGCTTGTATGGTACTCATTCAGCGGATCCTTCTTAGGTTCATGAATGCGATGATGCTTACTAGAGAGTTCCGCCACAACAAGTCTAATCAGGCGTGGTGGTCAGGAAAATGGGTGAATGCTGAATTGGGATGGTTAACGCTCACTCAGCCGATCCGTGAGTTCGTTTGCAAAATAAGCGAGCCCACTTACTTTAGCGTTGATTTAGCTGTTGGGCATATCGTATTCTACCTTCAGCTCCCAATTATCTTTTGTCCTTTTGCAAATACTTGGCATTCATTGATGCTTTTGTGGGTGAAACCAGGCTCACAAATTAGACGCCAGTTACTTTCAAAAAGGCAAAGAGCTAGGCAACGGGCGGCAGTGACATGGTCAGCCTTTGTCTTTGTCGTGAATTTCCTCATTTTCGCTGGTTTAATTATAACACCGCTCGTGGCTAACAAGGCGTACAACGTCGACCTTGGAGGATTGCTTCCAGATGTGTTGCAAGATATCAGACAGCCCGAGTATTTCCgtctcaaaagaaaagcatgGTGAGATCTCACCGAGCGAGCAACTGCTTCCCTCTAGCGTGTGCAGAAACCCCATACCTATCCAATGCGTCTATAAAGTTTTGTATGAGATCATCTGGTGTTAGTTGCGCGGTGAGGTTATACCTCTTGAATCTAGTGATATACTCAAGCTTATCAAGGATCTGCTCGCTAGTGTATTCTGTGTGGTTCTTAAGGAAGTGAACAGATGCCTCGAGAAAGAACTCGAAGAAGTCTGATTCAATACCGGAAAATGCAAACATCTCGTCTAATTGCGAGCTACTCAAATCAAGTACCACTTTGTATCCGttgtgctttctttctggtGGAAGTGACTTGAGTGTTTTGAGGTAATGCATGGTAGGTCGTTCAACAAAAGGTGTCTCTTGTTTCGAATTGTGTACTTCATCCTTTGATTTATTCTTCCTTCCACGAAAAAGCTCGTCAGCAACGGCATTTACGTCGGCAGAGGTTGCTTCGAGGGTCTTTGTCGAAGAGGGAGGAGCAGGCTCTCCCCTAATCTGCTCAAGAATTTCAGAAGgcacttcatcaacaacttcaataGAAATCTTTCTAGGCTCTCGATGTACAAAACCTTCTCTCTTAAgtttctttggctgcacCTGCTCGAGCTCATTTGCTGCCGCCAAGTTCTCTGGATCAAGTTGCAATGCATCCTTAAACGCCCGCTTGGCCATTTCGATATTTCCCAATCCCTTCGCCGTCAAGCCTTTTCTGAACAATAGCTTCACCTTAATCTTATCAGCAGGTTGTAGCCTCAACCCAACTTCTACGTCATTCGACGCTCTGATCCAGTCTCTCAAATGAATATGGCACTGAGCTCTATTGGAGTAGAGAACTGGGTTTGATCTGTCCAAAGCAATTGCACTGGAATAGAGATCAGCTGCCTCCTGATACTTCTTAATTGCAAATGCTTTATTGCCCTGAGCCTTGAACTCTTCCAGTGATGGCATTGATTGAAGAGTGCGAATACTCACTGCTTCTTGGATAGTTTGAGTTGGATGCGAATTGGAATCAAAATGCCCTCACAAGAACAGGTGGAGGAGATCGATGCGATAAAGGCCATTTATCCAGAAAGCCTAAAAGAGCTTGGGCCCTCTATCTTCAATATCACAATTCCAGAGCACCAAGATGTGGTGGTGCAAATGTCGTTTCCCGAGAAGTACCCAGAGGAGAGTCCGAACATTCTCCAAGTCAACACACTAAACACAAGAAAGTACTTTGATAACGACTACattgaaaaaaatatcGTGGAGTTGTTACAGCAGACGTTTCGGCCAGGCGAAGTTGTGGTATTCGAGCTCATCGGCGAGATCAATGCTTTTCTAGAGAAATATCTCGAGGAGCACAAGAGTCAGATCGAGGagttgacgaagaaggccgagcagcaacaacaagaaaaaaacgCTCCAAAGCAGAAAAGTGTTCAGTCACCACCAGCCGCAATTCCGAACTCCAACCAGCCGACAATTGACGTCTTTGAGGGCTGGACAATCTCTGACCCTAT
This window encodes:
- the GSL2 gene encoding Gsl2p → MSHDHSFPKAQRLKEFVGKQFKIGRLHGFAGNFTASALERLRQSPMVADITPDVEIQAFSVVEQANPPSHLAHISSKDKTVRSFPYQPYYYDEDAAGQRVNVYVVDSGIALDHAEFENRAFPGKDFTNEGSGDTNGHGTHVAGVIGSQTYGVAKKVRIYELKALNGKGHGSLSGILSALDFAVEHRKRKGVRGVINLSLGAFKSTLLNRAIDAAAKTGLVVVVAAGNTNEDACRYSPASASGAITVGAVDEKQMARAFFSNYGSCVDLYAPGVSVSSVHPTSDSPQVLSGTSMAAPAVAGMAASLLSGGISPGEIRTELASLSVAAMAPSSVKGYNRVLYNGLDPSEGNSDESSDDETEEGGFLNPPIDGDALTDQFDLGDTNSDSRGVARTGLQTAVAPLSAFRTPYLDSSHWAGVEGMGHGPDRFFRCYAEEKSSVKTDITKDADTYPTTDPYPAWNPSDQMPVSRNRIGAIMAHLTKVFGFQEDNMKNMYHYLMKMLDSRASRMGPYNALRTLHGDYIGGPNSNFRKWYFASEMDIDDAHGWKHVKLDGTIMKSREKVASYDRAVDQWYKNMSRFSPTDYVTQISLYLLCWGEANNLRFMPECLCFLFKCCNDYYYSLEEQEEPESEIPFLDRIITPIYNTYRDQCFSVDGNLVVRTDKDHSSIIGYDDMNQLFWHRKGIEKIRLKDQTVLMYKSREARYHVLSEVDWSNAFYKTYYESRTWLHIITAFDRVLLIHFCMFWYYTSFNSKPLYTYDYSIARGNEPPPQATLTVMSLAGSWACLISMVSVSLELFFVPRKWPGARRVDRRIFWLFLLLIVNTTPMAALFFTSMLRVKDTLAIVITSIQFLFSIGVVLYLVFKTHADQFGAKPNGRVALACEVFTSDFCKLVYPDKLASYALWVCVFTSKFVESYFYLTLSLKDPLRELFIMRVNRCVGDQWIGSWLCNAQPKVILLLILILDFNLFVLDTYLWYVIWNTTISVLRSFYLGASIWTPWRNVFSRLPKRIGSKILATTNNNKQNKKISVSKVWNSIIIAMYREHFLSIEQVHRLIYEISNSDDVEPDMVLWEPTFFVSQEDDSLRNTLLQDNSEAQRRITFFAQSLSTPMPDIREVKAMPSFTVLIPHYTEKIILSLQEIIKEEDRFSHVTMLEYLKQLHPSEWANFVWDTKQMAEENDSLDSQPNLTSPEKLDESPYYSVGFKTATPEYVTRTRIWASLRSQTLYRTVSGFMNYTRSLKLLSDIEISKDHTSDSNDESKLRLINEMAARKFRIIVSMQRYKKFTDEERESTEYLMRAYPELEIAYIDEERDDDGKTLFFSCLVNGTCPVSEKGERSPIYRIKLSGNPILGDGKSDNQNHALIFVRGEYLQLIDANQDSYIEECLKIRNTLAEFEELRIPDPYNSQARRAISTNPVAIVGSREYVFSENIGVLGDVAAGKEQTFGTLFARTLSQNGGKLHYGHPDFLNTIFMCTRGGVSKSQKGLHLNEDIYAGMTAIIRGGRIKHCEYIQCGKGRDLGFSSISNFITKIGAGMGEQLLSREYFYLGTQLPLDRFLSFYYAHAGFHLNNVCIALSIQMFLLVGINIAALANDSSICEYNKHKPLTDPRRPHNCLNLVPVIRWLERCIYSIFVVFIISFIPLGVQEITERGFYKCFTRLGKHIISLSPLFEVFVCKIYAKSIMRDIAVGGAQYIATGRGFATKRESFSSLFTRFANESLGSGAFSLLLVVYISISWWKFPFIYFWMTVLAMLISPFLFNPNQYSKTEFFLDYLEYLRWLFRGNTQATSESWIIHTKIARSRFTGLKSKLKYGEDDVRFTSEVKPTRINIIMLNIVPEVVSLGFVGCAYLFANAQAEARNATPSNAILRILFVSVAPICVNIGLLLTFFVISVLLGPIITLSFKGFPSLIAATTHILALLNQIFFVELLWVLQNLDISRTLLGIACMVLIQRILLRFMNAMMLTREFRHNKSNQAWWSGKWVNAELGWLTLTQPIREFVCKISEPTYFSVDLAVGHIVFYLQLPIIFCPFANTWHSLMLLWVKPGSQIRRQLLSKRQRARQRAAVTWSAFVFVVNFLIFAGLIITPLVANKAYNVDLGGLLPDVLQDIRQPEYFRLKRKAW